Proteins co-encoded in one Zalophus californianus isolate mZalCal1 chromosome 9, mZalCal1.pri.v2, whole genome shotgun sequence genomic window:
- the LOC113921535 gene encoding ankyrin repeat domain-containing protein 26-like produces MSCVSLPAQVGKDCKDSASLLKIQDVILSYKRLVEQLKRKNKKMENKVNGLQKELSETKELKSQLEHQKVKWEQELGRLRFTLKREKEKRRNGDILYEKMREQFRVKEEQYNKEVELKQQLELSLGTLDVELRTVGNNLDQVVEERNDAKLQFSREQDARVLQDGILKNHLCKQTEMEVANNRMNSGISNSHEKEEDLLPKTHMWQDEIAMLRLDRDIINNKNQDMEKK; encoded by the exons ATGAGTTGCGTGTCGCTACCTGCACAAGTTGGCAAGGATTGTAAAG ATTCTGCTAGTTTACTAAAAATCCAGGATGTGATTCTTTCGTATAAAAGATTAGTAGaacaacttaaaagaaaaaataaaaaaatggaaaataaggtTAATGGACTACAAAAGGAGctatcagaaacaaaagaattgaaatcgcAGTTGGAGCATCAAAAAGTGAAATGGGAACAAGAACTTGGCCGTTTGAG ATTTACCTTAAAacgtgaaaaagaaaaaagaagaaatggtgatatattatatgaaaaaatgaGGGAGCAATTCAGAGTAAAAGAAGAGCAGTATAATAAAGAAGTCGAACTGAAACAACAACTTGAACTTTCTCTTGGAACACTAGATGTGGAATTGAGGACTGTAGGAAATAATTTGGATCAG GTTGTAGAAGAGCGAAATGACGCTAAGTTACAATTTTCTCGAGAACAGGATGCCAGAGTATTACAAGATGGAATTCTAAAGAATCACCTTTGCAAACAAACGGAGATGGAAGTGGCTAATAACAGAATGAATTCTGGG ATTTCTAAtagtcatgaaaaagaagaagatctgTTGCCTAAAACCCACATGTGGCAGGATGAAATTGCCATGCTAAGACTGGATCGAGACATAATAAACAATAAGAACCAGGacatggaaaagaaataa